Proteins from a genomic interval of Paenibacillus sp. FSL H8-0048:
- the spoIIIAA gene encoding stage III sporulation protein AA, translating into MAYDWLLLFPEKVRALLGGLPAALLDKVEEIRVREGRPLEINYSGKYHFIGAGGTLTQLPAEAYRPDREDTHRLLDLISNHSLYTMEEELRKGFITIPGGHRIGLCGRTVLSGGGVEHLRDITGFNVRIAREVHGIADSVLPYLLDRGRQRVMHTLILSPPQHGKTTLLRDLARQLSAGTSGGREGNRPGLKVGIVDERSEIAGSRRGIPAFDVGPRTDILDGCPKAEGMMMMIRSLSPDVLIADEIGRVEDAEAVTEALHAGISVVASAHGKEVSELARRPGLGGLLEHRMFERYVILHRGASGLSFRILDAQKRGLLLVSPEEQPVSGGDRHA; encoded by the coding sequence ATGGCATATGACTGGCTTCTGTTGTTTCCCGAAAAAGTAAGAGCGCTGCTCGGCGGCCTCCCCGCTGCGCTCCTGGACAAGGTGGAGGAGATTCGTGTCCGTGAGGGACGGCCGCTGGAGATCAACTATTCCGGCAAATATCATTTCATCGGCGCCGGCGGCACTCTGACCCAGCTTCCCGCCGAGGCTTACCGGCCGGACCGGGAGGATACGCACCGGCTGCTGGACCTCATCAGCAATCATTCGCTCTATACGATGGAAGAGGAGCTGCGCAAGGGCTTCATCACTATTCCCGGCGGACACCGGATCGGCCTCTGCGGCCGGACGGTACTGAGCGGGGGCGGTGTGGAGCATCTGCGCGATATTACCGGCTTCAACGTGCGGATTGCCCGTGAGGTGCACGGCATCGCCGACAGCGTGCTGCCTTATCTGCTGGACCGGGGGCGGCAGCGGGTCATGCATACGCTGATCCTGTCACCGCCGCAGCATGGCAAGACCACACTGCTGCGCGATCTGGCCAGGCAGCTGTCGGCGGGTACAAGCGGCGGCCGGGAGGGCAACCGGCCGGGGCTGAAGGTCGGCATCGTGGACGAACGCTCCGAGATCGCAGGCAGCCGCCGGGGAATTCCCGCCTTCGATGTCGGGCCGCGCACGGACATTCTGGACGGCTGTCCCAAGGCGGAGGGCATGATGATGATGATCCGCTCGCTGTCGCCCGATGTGCTGATTGCCGATGAAATTGGACGCGTGGAGGATGCGGAGGCGGTGACCGAGGCGCTGCACGCCGGGATCTCGGTGGTCGCCTCCGCGCACGGCAAGGAAGTGTCCGAGCTGGCCCGGCGGCCGGGGCTCGGCGGACTGCTGGAGCACCGGATGTTCGAGCGGTATGTGATTCTGCACCGCGGGGCCTCCGGCTTGTCCTTCCGCATTCTGGATGCCCAGAAGCGCGGGCTGCTGCTGGTCTCGCCGGAGGAGCAGCCGGTGTCAGGGGGTGACCGCCATGCTTAA
- the spoIIIAB gene encoding stage III sporulation protein SpoIIIAB, with product MLKLLGAVLIVLAGTLAGFKRAAQYADRPRHIRALIAALQRLETEIQYGYTPLPEALRRIGLQTKEPLRAFFLTAADEMNPPHNYSAEEAIRRAMEAHWSSASLRGTEKEIIRQLSCTLGTSDRPNQSTHIALALQQLKQEETAAREDQGKYEKVSKSLGLLLGALIVILIF from the coding sequence ATGCTTAAGCTGCTTGGCGCGGTACTGATCGTGCTGGCCGGAACACTGGCCGGCTTCAAGCGGGCGGCCCAGTATGCCGACCGGCCAAGGCATATCCGGGCCTTGATTGCAGCGCTCCAGCGGCTGGAGACCGAGATCCAGTACGGTTACACGCCGCTGCCGGAGGCGCTGCGCCGGATCGGGCTGCAGACGAAGGAGCCGCTGCGGGCCTTCTTCCTTACGGCGGCGGATGAGATGAATCCGCCGCATAACTACAGTGCGGAAGAGGCCATCCGGCGGGCGATGGAAGCCCACTGGAGCAGCGCATCGCTGCGGGGCACGGAGAAGGAGATCATCCGGCAGCTCAGCTGCACGCTTGGAACCAGTGACCGGCCGAATCAGAGCACGCATATTGCGCTGGCTTTACAGCAATTGAAGCAAGAGGAGACAGCGGCCAGAGAAGATCAGGGCAAGTATGAGAAGGTGAGCAAAAGCCTGGGTCTGCTGCTTGGAGCATTGATCGTCATTTTGATCTTTTAG
- the spoIIIAC gene encoding stage III sporulation protein AC: MNIEVNAIFQIAGIGIIIAMIHTVLKQMGKEDIAHWVTIVGFIIVLFMVIRMLDGLLQEIKTIFLFQ, encoded by the coding sequence ATGAATATTGAAGTCAACGCGATCTTTCAGATTGCCGGCATCGGCATCATTATCGCCATGATCCACACGGTGCTTAAGCAGATGGGTAAAGAGGATATCGCCCACTGGGTAACGATTGTCGGCTTTATCATCGTCCTCTTCATGGTCATCCGGATGCTGGATGGGCTGCTGCAGGAAATCAAAACGATTTTTCTTTTTCAGTAG
- the spoIIIAD gene encoding stage III sporulation protein AD — protein sequence MEIIQIVGIGILATVLILVLKEQKPVFAFLLTTAAGILIFLFLIGKIGTILGTLERVAESSGMEMIHIKTVFKIIGISYIAEFGAQIVRDAGQESIASKIELAGKVLIMVLAVPIISIIIETVMKLLPA from the coding sequence ATGGAAATCATTCAGATTGTGGGAATTGGCATCTTGGCGACGGTCCTGATCCTCGTCCTGAAGGAGCAAAAGCCGGTATTCGCCTTCCTGCTGACTACGGCGGCCGGCATTCTGATTTTCCTGTTCCTGATCGGCAAGATCGGAACAATTCTCGGTACGCTGGAGCGGGTCGCGGAATCCTCCGGGATGGAAATGATCCATATCAAAACCGTGTTCAAAATCATCGGCATCTCCTATATCGCGGAATTTGGGGCGCAGATTGTAAGGGATGCCGGGCAGGAATCGATTGCTTCCAAGATTGAGCTGGCCGGCAAGGTGCTGATCATGGTGCTGGCTGTCCCGATTATCAGCATTATTATTGAAACGGTCATGAAGCTGCTGCCAGCCTGA
- the spoIIIAE gene encoding stage III sporulation protein AE — protein MQEHRFFRPPKGVKALLLLPALLLVLQLLLLCGSTASAASSASVADAPSTAPVPSSPAAAGSGGPTSPVDQWVKGQVEHLPKDKVESYWDQLMKDYGGFFPEGRTPSLMDMLLPGDKGLSFKSVLSGLMNFMWHEVLYNGKLLVTIVMISVLSMILETLQTAFERKSVSKIAYMLCYMVVLVIAVNSFNVAIGYAKDAIDRMIDFMMAMIPLLFALLASMGNIVTVSVTHPLIVFMIHTVGTLIHTLVFPLLFFSAVLHLVSAMSEKYKLTHLANLLRNIGAGLLGVLLTVFLGVISVRGITSSVTDGVTIRAAKYITGNFVPVIGKMFADATDTVISASLLVKNAIGLSGVIIILFLCAFPAIKILILALIYNLAAAVMQPLGETPIVTCLQTIGKSMIYVFAALAAVSLMFFLAVTIMLTAGNVTVMMR, from the coding sequence ATGCAGGAGCATAGGTTTTTTCGGCCGCCAAAAGGGGTAAAAGCGCTCCTGCTTCTGCCAGCACTGCTGCTGGTCCTCCAGCTGCTTCTGCTGTGTGGAAGCACGGCAAGCGCCGCAAGTTCTGCAAGTGTTGCAGATGCTCCAAGTACGGCTCCGGTTCCTTCATCCCCGGCTGCAGCCGGCAGCGGAGGCCCTACGTCTCCCGTTGACCAGTGGGTGAAGGGGCAGGTAGAGCATCTGCCGAAGGACAAAGTGGAGTCTTACTGGGATCAGTTAATGAAGGATTACGGGGGATTTTTCCCGGAAGGCCGGACGCCTTCCTTAATGGATATGCTGCTGCCGGGAGATAAGGGCTTAAGCTTCAAAAGCGTATTGTCCGGCCTGATGAACTTCATGTGGCATGAGGTGCTTTACAACGGCAAGCTGCTGGTCACGATTGTGATGATCAGTGTGCTGAGCATGATTTTGGAGACGCTGCAGACTGCTTTTGAACGGAAATCCGTCAGTAAAATCGCTTATATGCTCTGCTACATGGTGGTGCTGGTCATCGCCGTTAACAGCTTCAATGTCGCTATCGGCTATGCCAAGGATGCCATCGACCGGATGATCGACTTCATGATGGCCATGATTCCGCTGCTGTTCGCGCTGCTGGCCTCGATGGGCAATATCGTCACGGTGTCGGTGACCCATCCGCTGATTGTATTCATGATCCATACCGTAGGCACGTTGATTCATACGCTGGTCTTCCCGCTGCTGTTCTTCTCGGCGGTGCTGCATCTGGTGAGCGCCATGTCGGAGAAATACAAGCTGACCCATCTGGCCAACCTGCTGCGCAATATCGGGGCCGGGCTGCTCGGGGTGCTGCTGACGGTGTTTCTCGGCGTGATCTCCGTCAGGGGGATTACCAGCTCGGTTACAGACGGAGTGACCATACGCGCGGCCAAATATATCACAGGGAATTTCGTGCCGGTGATCGGCAAAATGTTCGCGGATGCCACGGACACGGTCATCTCGGCCTCGCTGCTGGTGAAGAACGCCATCGGGCTGTCGGGAGTGATCATTATCCTCTTCCTGTGTGCGTTCCCGGCAATCAAAATTCTGATTCTCGCCCTGATCTATAATCTGGCCGCCGCCGTTATGCAGCCGCTGGGCGAGACACCGATCGTGACCTGCCTGCAGACGATCGGCAAAAGTATGATTTATGTCTTCGCAGCACTGGCCGCCGTCTCGCTGATGTTCTTCCTGGCGGTAACTATTATGCTGACTGCGGGCAATGTGACCGTGATGATGCGTTAG
- the spoIIIAF gene encoding stage III sporulation protein AF, translating into MSWLSSWLHELILVVLMAAFVEMLLPSKSMERYARLVLSLLVLLTMLSPIISLLKGDASKELTVAMQQQERSGGLKGGTGGAPDSLDKILADGRMLAAGAQDQSLKLAAGEIAGQMRDQIAGSTGLGGVKVTVALAMGPNPNAPLGEEVPQISSVTVALPPEQSASGGAVPGRGTAAPPSAGPIQITPVEPVQVSLEDSGGEGESQASSSGDSAPASSSSSGSGTDGPQETVTEEAGTIIKLLEQNWNLDPALIKVQSSGGGTVKS; encoded by the coding sequence ATGTCCTGGCTCAGCAGTTGGCTCCATGAGCTGATTCTCGTCGTGCTGATGGCTGCATTCGTGGAGATGCTGCTGCCCAGCAAATCCATGGAACGCTATGCGAGGCTGGTCCTCAGCCTGCTGGTCCTGCTGACAATGCTCAGCCCGATCATCTCTCTGCTGAAGGGCGATGCCAGCAAAGAGCTGACCGTGGCGATGCAGCAGCAGGAGAGAAGCGGGGGGCTGAAGGGCGGAACGGGCGGCGCACCGGATTCACTGGACAAGATTCTGGCGGACGGGCGGATGCTCGCCGCCGGAGCGCAGGACCAGAGCCTGAAGCTGGCTGCCGGGGAAATCGCCGGCCAGATGCGCGACCAGATTGCCGGGAGCACGGGGCTCGGCGGGGTGAAGGTGACGGTGGCCCTGGCCATGGGCCCGAATCCAAATGCGCCGCTGGGCGAGGAGGTGCCGCAGATTTCCTCGGTCACGGTAGCTCTTCCGCCGGAGCAGAGTGCCTCTGGAGGCGCTGTCCCGGGCAGGGGTACTGCAGCCCCACCGTCAGCCGGGCCGATACAGATTACCCCTGTGGAGCCGGTTCAGGTCAGCCTGGAGGATAGCGGCGGGGAGGGGGAATCACAAGCGTCCTCCTCGGGGGATTCGGCTCCGGCGTCATCCTCCTCTTCCGGGAGCGGAACGGATGGACCACAGGAGACAGTGACGGAGGAAGCCGGCACCATTATCAAGCTGCTGGAGCAGAACTGGAACCTGGACCCCGCTCTGATCAAGGTGCAGAGCAGCGGGGGCGGTACCGTGAAATCATAG
- the spoIIIAG gene encoding stage III sporulation protein AG, which translates to MGNWLKKLEQWAGGGSGSPKRSHTFRWLIIIGLLGVAIMLFNSFVNVKKLDNENTGREPPDSGNSQTVLQQEAGSTNSFDSIELAMENRTKEILEKIVGVGTVDIMVTVDSTEEIIVQRNMNDSQQQSEETDASGGKRHTTQYTRDGQIVTYSQSGNEAPIITKRVKPQVRGVLVVAKGAENKVVRSLIEQAVEKGLNVPVYRISVVPRKQE; encoded by the coding sequence ATGGGCAATTGGCTGAAAAAGCTGGAACAGTGGGCCGGAGGCGGCAGCGGCAGCCCGAAGCGCAGCCACACCTTCCGCTGGCTGATCATTATCGGCCTGCTGGGTGTTGCGATCATGCTGTTCAACTCCTTCGTGAATGTGAAGAAGCTGGACAACGAGAACACGGGCCGTGAACCGCCGGACAGCGGGAACTCGCAGACAGTGCTGCAGCAGGAGGCCGGGAGCACGAATTCTTTTGACAGCATCGAACTGGCGATGGAGAACCGCACCAAGGAGATTCTGGAGAAAATTGTGGGGGTCGGCACTGTGGATATCATGGTCACTGTAGATTCCACAGAGGAGATTATCGTGCAGCGCAATATGAACGACTCGCAGCAGCAAAGTGAAGAAACGGATGCCAGCGGAGGTAAACGCCATACCACCCAGTACACCAGGGACGGCCAGATCGTCACTTACAGCCAGTCAGGGAACGAGGCTCCAATTATCACCAAACGGGTGAAACCCCAGGTACGGGGAGTGCTGGTGGTCGCCAAAGGGGCAGAGAACAAGGTCGTGCGCAGTCTGATTGAGCAGGCGGTTGAAAAGGGGCTTAACGTACCGGTCTACCGGATTTCTGTTGTCCCGCGCAAGCAGGAATAG
- a CDS encoding SpoIIIAH-like family protein — MKGKRQTIWLVSMLSLMVVLSAYYLFTEDTGAPIPKETAGSIQVDTIKDGTGGGTATTLNSGLVIKEVSTDKGVAVGTVDDSSKTAKDEAASTVATEDSTTPSVIDDSSVVADSSNTAKDTTAATDKAVTTTADKGKDTAGSKDTKENKDAKDTKDSKDTKDSKDTSAAADKTPAKDDEAILDEVASQSVSATSLFTNYLYEREQKNLKDHNDLLALINNMDKTPAENAAAQEQLSKLEEKESKITGIEEKLQQKYGEAIVKEEAGDAYTIVVLSDKLDVKQAVGIVDFVMKELSVTQDKIKVQYVSEQ, encoded by the coding sequence ATGAAGGGCAAAAGACAAACGATTTGGCTGGTTTCTATGCTCAGTTTGATGGTAGTGCTCTCTGCATATTATCTGTTCACGGAAGACACGGGGGCTCCCATCCCCAAAGAAACCGCAGGCAGCATCCAGGTGGACACTATAAAAGACGGCACGGGCGGCGGAACCGCCACTACGCTGAACAGCGGACTTGTCATCAAAGAGGTCAGCACGGATAAAGGGGTTGCAGTAGGAACCGTGGATGACAGCAGCAAGACCGCTAAGGATGAAGCGGCATCCACAGTAGCAACTGAGGACAGCACGACTCCGTCCGTGATAGATGACAGCAGTGTGGTTGCTGACAGCAGCAACACTGCCAAGGATACAACTGCTGCAACAGATAAGGCGGTTACGACTACGGCTGATAAAGGCAAGGATACGGCTGGCAGCAAGGATACCAAGGAAAATAAGGATGCTAAGGACACCAAGGACAGCAAAGACACCAAAGACAGCAAAGATACGTCAGCCGCTGCAGACAAGACTCCGGCGAAGGACGACGAGGCAATTCTGGATGAAGTGGCTTCGCAGAGCGTATCGGCCACTAGCCTGTTCACGAACTACCTGTACGAACGCGAGCAGAAGAACCTGAAGGATCATAATGATTTGCTGGCGCTGATTAACAATATGGATAAGACACCTGCCGAGAATGCGGCAGCCCAGGAGCAGCTCAGCAAGCTGGAAGAGAAGGAATCCAAAATCACCGGGATTGAAGAGAAGCTCCAACAAAAATATGGCGAAGCCATTGTGAAGGAAGAAGCCGGTGACGCCTACACGATCGTGGTGCTCAGCGATAAGCTGGATGTGAAGCAGGCGGTAGGCATCGTAGACTTTGTAATGAAGGAATTGAGCGTTACCCAGGACAAGATTAAGGTCCAATACGTCTCGGAGCAGTAA
- the accB gene encoding acetyl-CoA carboxylase biotin carboxyl carrier protein, which yields MFKLSEIKELIQLLDQTSSVHELEIESEGMKLAIRKPDRSEAEGTVIQAAPYTYPFTPAPQPQSPQIIAPPAVSEVPAAAQQPATSAEGALHKIVSPMVGTFYSAASPETPAFVNVGDRVNEKSTVCIIEAMKLMNELEAEVKGEIVSVLVENGQLVEYGQPLFLVRAE from the coding sequence ATGTTCAAGTTAAGCGAGATTAAGGAATTGATTCAATTGCTGGACCAGACTTCCTCCGTGCACGAGCTGGAGATTGAAAGCGAAGGTATGAAGCTGGCTATCCGTAAACCGGATCGCTCTGAAGCTGAAGGAACAGTAATTCAGGCGGCTCCTTATACCTACCCCTTTACGCCAGCCCCGCAGCCGCAAAGTCCGCAGATTATTGCCCCTCCGGCTGTTAGTGAAGTTCCTGCTGCGGCGCAGCAGCCCGCAACCTCCGCTGAAGGCGCATTACATAAAATCGTCTCGCCGATGGTCGGAACCTTCTACAGTGCGGCTTCACCGGAGACGCCTGCCTTTGTCAATGTCGGAGACCGGGTGAATGAGAAATCCACGGTCTGCATCATTGAAGCGATGAAGCTGATGAATGAGCTGGAGGCCGAAGTGAAGGGCGAGATTGTCTCTGTCCTGGTTGAGAACGGCCAACTGGTGGAGTACGGCCAGCCGCTGTTTCTGGTGAGAGCGGAATAA
- the accC gene encoding acetyl-CoA carboxylase biotin carboxylase subunit has translation MNIQKVLIANRGEIAVRIIRACRELGIATVAVYSEPDRDSLHVRLADEAYCIGPMPAKDSYLNFTNIMSVATLTECDAIHPGYGFLAENADFAEICESCNITFIGPSPDAITRMGDKAVAKETMKQAGVPIIPGSDGLVGDIEEAVMLGRDIGYPIIVKATAGGGGKGIRIAEDEESLVKQITAAQQEAQKAFGNAGVYLEKFLTGMKHVEIQIIADNHGNVVHLGERDCSVQRRRQKLVEEAPCSILTPETREAMGQAAVRAALAVNYSGAGTLEFLLGPDGQFYFMEMNTRIQVEHPVTEMVTGVDLIKEMISVAEGNALSFTQQDIVINGWSIECRINAEDPERNFMPSPGKIGFYLPPGGLGVRVDSAAYPGYTISPFYDSMIAKLIVWAPTRDEAVAKMKRALAEFAVEGIHTTISFHQRLLEHPVFLDGNFDIKFLEEYEV, from the coding sequence ATGAACATTCAAAAAGTGTTGATTGCCAACCGCGGCGAGATTGCGGTCCGCATTATCCGGGCCTGCCGCGAGCTGGGTATTGCCACCGTGGCTGTCTATTCGGAGCCGGACCGCGATTCTTTGCATGTCCGGCTTGCAGATGAGGCGTACTGCATCGGACCGATGCCCGCCAAGGACAGCTATTTGAACTTTACCAATATTATGAGCGTTGCCACGCTGACGGAATGCGATGCTATTCATCCCGGCTATGGCTTCCTGGCCGAGAATGCGGATTTCGCCGAGATCTGTGAATCCTGTAACATTACCTTCATCGGCCCGTCACCGGATGCGATTACGCGGATGGGCGACAAGGCCGTAGCCAAGGAGACGATGAAGCAGGCGGGGGTTCCGATTATTCCGGGCTCCGACGGGCTTGTCGGCGACATAGAAGAAGCGGTGATGCTGGGCCGGGATATCGGGTATCCGATCATCGTCAAGGCTACCGCAGGCGGCGGAGGCAAGGGCATCCGCATTGCCGAGGATGAAGAATCGCTGGTGAAGCAGATTACCGCAGCCCAGCAGGAAGCGCAGAAGGCCTTCGGCAATGCCGGGGTCTACCTGGAGAAATTCCTGACCGGCATGAAGCATGTGGAGATTCAGATCATCGCCGACAATCACGGCAACGTAGTCCATCTGGGTGAACGTGACTGCTCTGTGCAGCGCCGCCGCCAGAAGCTGGTGGAGGAAGCGCCTTGCTCCATCCTGACACCGGAGACCCGTGAGGCGATGGGCCAAGCGGCTGTACGTGCCGCGCTTGCAGTTAATTATTCAGGGGCGGGCACCCTGGAATTCCTGCTGGGACCTGACGGCCAGTTCTATTTCATGGAGATGAATACCCGTATCCAGGTGGAGCATCCCGTGACCGAAATGGTTACCGGAGTAGATCTGATCAAGGAAATGATCTCTGTGGCAGAAGGTAACGCGCTCTCCTTCACCCAACAGGATATTGTCATCAACGGGTGGTCGATCGAGTGCCGGATCAATGCGGAGGACCCTGAACGTAATTTCATGCCGTCTCCCGGCAAAATCGGCTTCTATCTGCCTCCGGGCGGACTCGGCGTACGGGTGGACAGCGCAGCGTACCCGGGCTATACCATTTCACCTTTTTATGACTCCATGATTGCCAAGCTGATCGTCTGGGCACCTACCCGGGATGAGGCGGTTGCCAAGATGAAGCGTGCACTGGCTGAATTTGCGGTGGAGGGCATACATACCACCATTTCATTCCACCAGAGACTGCTGGAGCATCCGGTGTTTTTGGACGGGAACTTCGATATCAAGTTTCTTGAGGAGTATGAAGTTTAG
- a CDS encoding Asp23/Gls24 family envelope stress response protein, translated as MSTLPTEFERTEIGEIQIAPEVIEVIAGLATVEVKGVAGMSGGFAGGIVELLGRKNLSKGVKVEVGQREAAVDVSVIIEYGYRLPEVAAEIQRNVKRSIETMTGLTVVEVNVHIHDVQFKSNTSIDKSEDTDAVIRVK; from the coding sequence ATGAGTACATTGCCGACAGAATTTGAACGTACGGAAATCGGTGAAATCCAGATCGCTCCAGAGGTGATCGAGGTTATCGCCGGTTTGGCAACCGTTGAGGTGAAAGGTGTGGCCGGAATGAGCGGCGGTTTCGCCGGCGGAATCGTGGAGCTTCTCGGACGCAAGAACCTGTCCAAAGGGGTTAAGGTTGAGGTTGGACAACGCGAGGCTGCGGTGGATGTGTCCGTAATTATCGAATACGGGTACCGTCTTCCGGAAGTGGCTGCTGAAATTCAGCGCAATGTTAAGCGCTCCATCGAAACCATGACCGGTCTTACCGTTGTGGAAGTGAACGTGCATATTCATGATGTGCAGTTCAAAAGCAATACAAGCATTGACAAGAGCGAGGACACGGATGCGGTTATCCGCGTGAAGTAA
- the amaP gene encoding alkaline shock response membrane anchor protein AmaP: MAKILDRLLLFLYSLSIGILSVTAILLLSGVIPDKYEISDEPAVYIAAISVAVILFLLSIRFFYISLRRDRASLPSVDQRTEYGDIQISMETIENLSLKAAGKVKGIRDLKSRIRVSQAGLEIMIRAVVDGEHSLPLLTTDVQRQVHDFVQETTGIPVADVSVYIANLTQAPSFKSRVE; the protein is encoded by the coding sequence GTGGCCAAAATTCTGGACAGGCTTCTGCTGTTTCTGTACAGCTTAAGCATTGGAATACTATCTGTAACTGCCATCCTCCTCTTAAGCGGCGTCATCCCGGACAAGTATGAGATTTCGGACGAACCAGCGGTCTATATCGCTGCGATCTCGGTGGCGGTCATTCTGTTCCTGCTGAGTATCCGCTTCTTCTACATCTCTCTGCGCCGCGACCGCGCATCCCTGCCGTCTGTGGATCAGCGCACGGAGTACGGGGATATTCAGATCTCGATGGAGACCATTGAGAACCTGAGTCTGAAGGCCGCAGGCAAAGTGAAGGGCATCCGTGACCTGAAATCGCGCATCCGTGTCTCACAGGCGGGCCTTGAGATTATGATCCGGGCGGTTGTTGATGGCGAGCATTCACTTCCGCTGCTTACTACGGATGTACAGCGTCAGGTGCATGATTTCGTACAGGAGACAACCGGAATTCCGGTTGCAGATGTGTCTGTATACATTGCTAACCTCACACAGGCACCAAGCTTCAAAAGTCGAGTGGAATAG
- a CDS encoding DUF2273 domain-containing protein encodes MSWREVWESHGGRITGVAFGVFLGLIYLISGFWDMLFFALVVFIGYTFGKRKDTAQGPLFQWQEIAQRLSGRWRPFK; translated from the coding sequence ATGTCCTGGAGAGAAGTATGGGAAAGTCACGGGGGTAGAATTACCGGAGTTGCCTTCGGTGTCTTTCTCGGATTGATTTATCTGATTAGCGGTTTTTGGGATATGCTGTTCTTTGCACTGGTAGTGTTCATCGGATATACGTTCGGCAAACGAAAGGATACCGCGCAGGGTCCCCTCTTTCAATGGCAGGAGATCGCACAGCGGCTGTCCGGACGCTGGCGTCCCTTCAAATGA
- the nusB gene encoding transcription antitermination factor NusB, translating into MKRRLAREIIVQSLYQMEMNDVEVTEAVEMLIEEAADENETERVITDESELKTYVITHVNGVWEHKMAIDDMLEHYLKGWQMSRLSRVDRQILRLATFEMIFASDVPAKVSVNEAIDLAKHFGTEDSGKFVNGVLGKMIQDVDTLRAEL; encoded by the coding sequence ATGAAGAGACGTTTAGCGAGAGAGATTATTGTACAAAGCCTGTACCAGATGGAAATGAATGATGTTGAGGTAACTGAAGCGGTTGAGATGCTGATTGAAGAAGCGGCGGATGAGAACGAGACCGAGCGCGTCATTACGGATGAGAGCGAACTGAAGACTTATGTAATTACACATGTCAACGGCGTGTGGGAGCACAAAATGGCGATTGACGATATGCTGGAGCATTACCTTAAGGGCTGGCAGATGAGCCGCCTGTCACGCGTAGACCGTCAGATTCTGCGTCTGGCTACCTTCGAGATGATCTTCGCCAGCGATGTGCCGGCCAAGGTGTCCGTCAATGAGGCAATTGATCTGGCCAAGCATTTCGGCACGGAGGATTCCGGTAAATTCGTGAATGGTGTCCTCGGCAAAATGATTCAGGATGTGGACACGCTGAGAGCTGAGCTGTAG
- the folD gene encoding bifunctional methylenetetrahydrofolate dehydrogenase/methenyltetrahydrofolate cyclohydrolase FolD, whose product MTAAIISGKQVSDDIRIGIAREVADLAERGVKPGLAVVLVGEDPASQVYVRNKEKSCIELGFHSEVHRLDAATTQQELLALVADLNGRSDIDGILVQLPLPKHIEEKAVIDAISVEKDVDGFHPVNVGNLVIGDDSLLPCTPAGVIELIKRTGTDISGKHAVVIGRSNIVGKPVSLLLQRENATVTMCHSRTANMAELSRQADILVVAIGRANFIDASFVKPGAIVIDVGMNRLDTGKLAGDVDYESAREVAGFITPVPGGVGPMTITMLMSNTLIAAKRLRGLK is encoded by the coding sequence ATGACAGCAGCGATTATCAGCGGTAAACAGGTATCGGACGACATTCGGATCGGGATTGCCCGGGAGGTTGCAGACTTAGCGGAGCGCGGCGTGAAGCCGGGTCTGGCTGTCGTTCTGGTCGGTGAAGATCCGGCTTCCCAGGTCTATGTGCGCAATAAGGAGAAGTCCTGTATTGAGCTGGGCTTCCATTCCGAGGTGCACCGGCTGGATGCCGCTACCACCCAGCAGGAGCTGCTGGCACTGGTGGCAGACCTGAACGGCCGCAGCGATATTGACGGCATCCTCGTTCAGCTGCCGCTTCCGAAGCATATTGAAGAGAAGGCTGTGATTGACGCCATCTCTGTGGAGAAGGATGTGGATGGCTTCCACCCGGTCAATGTGGGGAACCTCGTCATCGGTGACGACAGTCTGCTTCCCTGCACGCCTGCCGGAGTCATTGAACTGATCAAGCGGACCGGTACGGACATCTCCGGTAAGCATGCTGTTGTGATCGGCCGCAGTAATATTGTCGGCAAGCCGGTATCCCTGCTGTTGCAGCGGGAGAATGCCACAGTAACTATGTGCCACTCGCGCACAGCGAATATGGCTGAGCTTAGCCGTCAGGCTGATATCCTGGTGGTAGCAATTGGCCGGGCCAACTTCATCGATGCCTCGTTCGTGAAGCCGGGGGCGATTGTCATTGATGTCGGCATGAACCGTCTGGATACCGGCAAGCTTGCCGGGGATGTCGATTATGAGAGTGCCCGGGAAGTAGCCGGGTTCATTACGCCGGTGCCGGGCGGAGTGGGACCGATGACGATCACTATGCTGATGAGCAACACGCTGATCGCGGCCAAACGCCTGCGCGGCCTGAAGTAG